One genomic region from Sciurus carolinensis chromosome 2, mSciCar1.2, whole genome shotgun sequence encodes:
- the Tmem253 gene encoding transmembrane protein 253 produces the protein MEDRANLQEQERASLRLEKLQHWARHRQNGQLLVLAVTQIWLAIAVVPLAVSVACLNSACHMATALPLGSGASGLLTGTVTLELRRAPRLWKVRAMMIFNTFNLILGFIAVVVEVMKTALGSAPTAPSQLAGLLVLELSAEVFTLGGVLASAYALFLLSQRKPGCFRRSQSLHYQELQEGLSEMEEVPGLENGPMVASTGNRTSE, from the exons ATGGAGGATAGAGCTAATCTGCAAGAGCAGGAGAGAGCCAGCCTTCGTCTTGAAAAGCTACAACATTGGGCAAGGCACAGGCAAAATGGACAGCTCTTGGTGCTGGCG GTGACCCAGATATGGTTGGCAATAGCTGTGGTACCCCTTGCTGTCTCAGTTGCCTGCCTGAACTCTGCTTGTCACATGGCCACAGCACTGCCACTTGGGTCTGGAGCCTCA GGTCTCCTAACTGGAACTGTCACCCTTGAGCTTCGCAGAGCACCCCGTCTCTGGAAG GTACGGGCCATGATGATATTCAACACCTTCAACCTGATCTTGGGCTTCATTGCGGTGGTGGTCGAGGTGATGAAGACAGCTTTGGGGTCTGCTCCTACTGCCCCCTCCCAG CTGGCAGGCTTGCTGGTGCTGGAGCTCAGCGCTGAGGTCTTCACTCTAGGCGGAGTGCTGGCCTCAGCATATGCCCTATTCTTGCTGAGCCAGAGGAAACCAGGATGCTTCAGGAGGAGCCAGAGTCTGCACTACCAGGAACTGCAGGAG GGCCTCTCTGAGATGGAGGAGGTGCCTGGTTTGGAAAATGGTCCTATGGTGGCCAGCACAGGAAATCGAACAAGTGAGTGA